The window AAAAATTGAAATAATGCacataaacaattaaaacaagcaACTTCTAGGGCACAAAGGCCATTTTCTAGCTGATCACTGCATTTCCCTTCATTCCGAGTGATTTGTTGGCAAACTGTGAAGGCTCTCAGATCTTTTGTAAACCTTACGTTTTCTCTGTGGGTCTGTGCAATGCAGTCATCGTCGATCATGTGATAGGAAGTTGTTTTCTCGATCAGAGCAACAACTAGTTCAAAGAGGACAGCGACTGTTTTGTTATCTGGTGTGGCTGTAATTGTGGCTGAGTGGCCTTTGAAATGGCCTGTGTCCATAACTGGGGACAAACACATCATTACCTTTGACCCCTTTTGATGTGAGGGTGCTTCGAAATTCATTTTGTTCCCTTTTTTCTTAGGTGTTTATTCACATACTGTGCAAAAAAACAATGTACAAAACTGAAAACCTTAATTGCAAAATAAGCGTGCGATCCactgaaatgtaatgaattaattGCTTGAAGTATTCTAAGGATGCATTTGTGTCATAACTGAAAATCTAAAGAGCTTTATGGCTGGTAGTGCTGGCTGGTGAGTGGTCATCCTAAAAATTGAAGATGTCTCATTGAGGTTTATATCTTCAGGGAGGTCGGGTGGTAGGATAGAAACCTGTGGCTTTCAGTCACTGTCTGCTTGTCATACTGGAACGGCAAGTTAAAGAAGTGCGAACCATGTATATAAATATACGGCATATATAAAAGGTAGGTGATACCAACAAACTGTACTGTACACATTAAGTATTCATTTATAAACAGGTAGTAAAGCACAGTGttaataagtttaaaaagttaatGTTTACACATCCAACATATACAAACACTATTTTGatacataaaagataaaaataaactcaataaaaGTAACAGGAAGAGCATTGAAATAAAGTTCTTGTCACTGCAGTCATTAGTCCAAGTAAGCGCACGAGGGATCCAATCtagatgtgtttttaaattttcctttattaCTTATTGCTTTCATTACTTGTAAAAATCAATACATTAATGCACaatgtgaaataaaacaaatttcgATCTGGTCACTGGAGTATGCAagcttttaaatttgtttaaaaattgtaGCTGGTCACTTCATACTAATTTTATCAGCGGCTGGTTATTTTCTTGCTGTATTTTCCATTTGACCACTTGAGACTGAAGTTTGTAATTGAAGACCCGCCTACCCCTCagtcattggtcaagagtcctgtcttcaattcagaaACTCAATCTCATCTGTTTCATAATGTATACAGgcttttctgaaaatatttatttaaatatactgtagcaaATAATACATATGTTTTGTATGTTATGAGGAAACGTGCAACAAGAGATGTATTTCATATGGGTCACAGTTGTttagcattggtcaccattggttTACTTTCTATCATAAAATCTTCATTCTCATcaaatatgtaattaaaaaaatttctcAGCCATCCCTGCAAAACACAAACACTACACAgcatataaaaaaatagaatttttgggTGGCGTTTTCCTTTaaacaaatcacaaacaaaacTTCCAGATGCATGCATCGACGTAAACGCCACCTACCTGCAAATCGAAACTCAACAAGATGTCACACTGTGCTGCACTTTAAAGGGGACCAGCATGAATTAATCTGACCTTTTCAAAAGTAACAAATATTCCAAAGCAATCAGAATTATATTTATCAACAGTGACATTTGCAGTATACTCATGAAGCATCAATATGGAAGGAAACCTGCACTCTTGAAAGTCTTAGCTCTTTAATGGTTTTAAATGGTATTTACTGGATTATGTAGTGCTTTGTAGAACCATTGATTGAGAAAGAGCCGTTTCATTCTATGGAGAGTTTTTGGCATATGAagttgggttggataatggatggatggatggatggaggtttcatttttgtgctttgaaaacgTTCTACTATGTAGAAAAAAGGGtgaaatttttaatgtattataggCTACCCAGGAGgaaactaacagattaagaaaaccaggacttggcctgtgttattgtatgcagcgagagtccttttaaaatcacaacccattggtatttcagtAATCTGTTAACATCCATTCATGATTTATGTAATGGATCTGAATTAAGgatctttctggaactttcatgagGAGGGGTCATTTGAGAACTTAAACTGATTAATTCCCCTATTGCATCGCTATGAAGAACTGctgtggcacctttatttttaagagtgtagatggGTGTGTGAATTAATTTTCAGTTGGCACAATAAATGGGTCAACACGTGCTGtttgtacattaaaaataataataaaagcagccAACAGGTGGCAATAGTGCCCCTTTATTTTAAGTCATTACTTGATTACTTCTTGAATATCAagattagatatttaaaaaacaagaacCAAAGCTGAAGCCAGTCCACCACAAGGCCCACTTCCTCTTAGTATCACTCGACTGACAAACAGACACTCTCTTCACTAGAAGAATATCTGGTCCAGGctcttacactcttaaaaataagggTTCAAAAATGGCACTTTAATGAGttatgtggttccttgtagaaccatCACTTTGCAAAGAGTAATTTAATTCTAGGAAATGGTTCTTTACATATGAAAAGGGTGTTTTAGGCTTTGAAAAGATTCCCAATATgcggacaaaacagaaatctttaatgtatagtaggctgAAAAACCTAAACTCATCGTAAGTTATTGTATGCAGTGAGAGTCCTTTTGAAATCATGAGCCGTTGGTGTTTtagaaatctgttttcatttattcatGACTATTTatagagcctgttacagatctaaacaaataaataaaggttctttctggaaactTCATGGAGAGGGTTCTTCTGGGAACGAGAAATGGTTTTCCAATGCCATCCCCCTGATGAACCACTTTGATACCtttattttaagagtgtaggtACATGTCTTGGACAGTATTCGGACGAGCATTTTAACTTGGGGCACAAACACTTTTAATAATGGTGTTTCCCTGAGTTAGATACGCATTTTTAAAAGTGAATAGATACATGAATGttttagaaataacaaaaatgctcTCAGCCATTCCCTGGTGTTTAAGGAATGCAGAGATGTACAGTAGTTCAAGTGCCCAGGAACAAATTATTTTCCTTACAGCTGGATAACTTGCTCATGATACAAAGTATTCAAACGCAGCTGTTGAGCCAGCATCCTTGTAGTTTAATGGGCCAATATTTTGCtactttgaaatgtgagtagttcTCACTGTCTTCTCAGTGCTCCTGTTCAATTACACAATCTTACTCAGGCCATCTCCAACTCTCTAACCTAACCACCAAACCGAAGCAATGgacagataggtagatagatagatagatagatagacagacagatagacagatagatagatagatagatcctctCCCAGTATGGTAGATGGCAGTGCTCATTTGGCATGGACCCAGTAAGGACTTCCAAGGGAAtgtatgggagttggagtcctgaGGGTGTCAGGGTCCTTAAGTGCTGCAGGGAGAGGGACTCACTGCTTCAGGAGGCttctgtctgacccagaagtgcttcccttAGCCTCAGCCCCAGTACCGGAAGTATCCCCTGGTCTGACATAAAAGTGACGTCTAGCCGGTAGGCAGAAGACAAAGCTCACCTAGAGGAGGAAGAGCAAGATTGTTTATTGAAAGGCTGTGGACTGGTttggaataataataagaaaatcctttattttacacCTGGGACTGTTTAGTGtggctcagtggcgccccctgtCTTTTACAATAAATAGATAGCTAAATAGATTTTTGCACAAAAGACAGCACAATCTGTTGGTGGCCATAGCAAAGTGGAATTCAGACTCTTCTAACATGGAGGGGCAAGTCACTAAATTAATAACtggccttaattttttttttttttaagaattgaaGTAGGGGTTCATGTGTTTTTTAACTTTGCCAGTTTAGTAATCCgcttaataaagtttttttctcaTATCACAATTTAACCAAGATTTAGAAGTAAAGTTTAAAACAGTGACGGCAGTAGTTACGCTCACAGCACCACAGTCCTGGATTCAAATTATGGTTCACTCCAAATCTCCATTAGTATTCCTCCAGatcttttgttgtttcttttctcctAAACCCCAAAGAAGATGAACTTTATTTtgattggccattctaaattcAGCCAATGAGTGAGTGGGGCCTGAGAGGAACTTGCACCTTGTTCAAGGTGTTTCCTGGCTTGGACCCAACACTGCGGTGATAAGCACGGGGTCCCCACACCTTAAAGACGATAAGCAGGCAAGAAAAGGGTGAGGATTAGGGAATTAGAGTGAAACTAGGGGATTTTTCTTAGTTTATGATAGCAATATAGCTTATTGAGAACATATAATATAgatatgtgacatttttaaagctttatattagaaaactgtcaaaatataaaaaagccaaacTATTAATAGGCttggtaaaataaaagaaaacacagtttCCATGCTTTACGAGACTTCTGCTGTTGAGGTTTAACTGCAATTTACCTTTTTAACATTGACCttgtgtttaagaagtgtattatataaataaaacattattatttaaagtttttgttgtggaaagaaaaaagtattGCTGTAGTTATATTCCCCACGTGCTCCGAGGCCAGTTACTGGCTGCCTGCCTTTATCACAGGTTCTCTCATTTCCgtcatattatttcatttttgaagaGCTGGCATTTCCTTGCATTCAGCAGTGGCGCTCTCTGCTATACTGAAACGTCATTTTAGCAAACAGTTTCTCTGTCCAAGTGAGTGACCTGTAAATACATTGTGTGGTCACACCTGCAGTATTTACAAGACCTTATATTTCCGTATTGGCAAGTAGAAGGCTTGGTGTGTTACTGACCACCGTCATTGTTGCTGAGCCCTTGGAACTTTTCTGCATGCTCAGGATGTCTCCACTGGTCCGCTCCGGGTCTGGCTTACGGAAGATATTCCGCATGGTTGACTGGAAATTATTGGTGATAAAGCAGTAAACGATGGGGTCCAAGCAACTGTTGAGACTGCTGAGCGTAACAGTGATGTGGTAGACAATGAGACTAATGTGATGGGGTAAGTTGGGATAGGCATAAACCAGTACCTGGCGCACATGGAAAGGAGTGAAGCAGATCATGAAGATGACCAAGACAGTGATGAGAAGCTGGACAGCCCGCTTTCTCCGCTCGCGGCTTTGCTGCATCAAGTTGGGACTGGCAAGCGCACACATTATGCGGACGGTGAAAACCACAATGATGATCAGTGGCAAGAAGAACTCAAAAACGGTCAAGGCAAAGAGTTTGGAGAGGCAGCAGGAGGCATACTTGATGGCTGTTGTTAAAATGGAGTAGGTCACCACAATGGCAAAGAGCCAGATAAAAATACAGATGCCCTTGGCATAGTTTGGGTTCCTCCATTTACGAGAGGCCTCCACTTGGACAATGGCCAGGTAGCGGTCAACACAGATGCATGTGAGAAACAAGATGCTGCAGTACATGTTGACAAAGTAGCTGAAAATATGAACAAAGGAGCAAGTGAGGCATTCCCCACCGCTGTAGTACATGATGACACGTGTTGGCAAGGAGAAACCAACAAGGAGGTCAGTGACAGCTAGGTTGATTGTGTAGATAACGGAGGTGGTCTTGGGTTTCGTACGAAAGCAGAAGACGTACAGTGCCAAGCTGTTCAGAAGGATGCCCACAACAAACATGGAAGCGTTGATGATCAAGAGTGCGATCCACAAAGTGTAGAACTCATTGTAGAGGTCTTCGTCAAGATGTGCCAGCTTGTGGAGGTATGGCTCTTTATGCAGGTGAGAAGAGATGTTACTCAAAGACCCACTTGACACGTTGGTGaggacactgttcgttttcaaaaaCGATTCCATAGTTTTGCCCCAAACTACTACCTGAAACAAACAGACCAAAATGTTAAgaacatataataaaatactgataataatactgtaataataataataatgggaagCAAGATGGTACAGTGCTTATTGCTGCCCCCTCTTGAATCCATCATTCTAGGTGTGAATCCAATGCCCAGCTATAGTCTGTgtgaatactgtacattttctctGTATCTTTGTGAGTTCTTGTCCAAGCCCACCAGCTTTCCACTCATATCCCTGAAGTGGGATGCAGTTCTggttaattggcaattccaaactggccatttatgagtgtggatgtgtgtgtagcTAAGCACTATGATGGATTTGCACCCTGTCCATCAAGACACTTCTACTAAGAAATTAAGTATTAGAATTCGTCTGGCCACGAACACAAGTAATATGGTCAAGTAGGTGGAGTGGTGGACTCCCAGTTCAGTCCCCAACATTACCTGAGTGTGCCAATCTGAGCAGGTACAAATGCcgagcctataaaaagtattcacccctttggaagtttacacattttattgttacacagctTTGAATCACAGGGGGTTTCATTTGACTTTTTGGACAGTGATGAATAGAAAAGGACCctttaatatcaaagtgtaaACAGAGCACTACAAagtgttctaaattaattacaaagataAAAACCTATAATAATTTATTGCTTAAGAGTCCATTTCCTAAAttctcactggtgcagccaattggttttagacaTTGCAGAATTTGTTCAATGGAGACCTGTGTGTTGTTTCAGTTGATTGCAGAAGAAATTTCCCTTTAagtggaaggtccaacttgtggtgagtcggTATGGTGGTCCAACCTACAGTACAAATCAGGGTGAACGACACATGAAAATTTCCAAGTCACAGAATTTCCTGTTGGGGTCAAGTTAAGTCAGTCATTAAGCAATGAGAAGAGTATGGAactgctgtaaatctgcctacaCCAGGTCATCCACCAAAACTGAGAGATCCTCAGTGAGGGAGGCCACCGAGAGACCTAAGAAGGAGTTACAAGTTATAGCGGCTCAGACTGGGGAGACTGTACCCGGGTAATTCACCAGTTGCAGTTTTATGAGAGAGTGGAAAAGAAAGAgacactgttaaaaaaatacaaaaatggacaacatCTCAGTTAAAGTTTACCAGAAGACACATGGGGCACTCTGAGCTCAGCTGCAAGAAGTTTCTGTGGTTTGATGAGACCAAATTGAGCTTTTTGAGCTCAAAACTAAATGCTCTGGTGCCCTGtacaggtgttgttcctgccttgtgccccattgGTTGCTGGGCTTGGCACCAGCTGCTCTCTAACCCTGTCATGGATAGGCAGGTTGGGCAAATGGACTTATGGAcgggtggatggatagatggaaggacTAAATGCCATGTGTGGTATAAGCCAAGctctgcacattatcaaaaataaacGATTCCCACcataaagcatggtggtgacagcatatTCTTGCTGTAAGAATGCATCTctacagcaggccctggaaggtttgtgagggtaaaattaatgaagcaaaatatggGGAAGTCCTTGATGAAGCTCTGATGCAGTCTGTAGGAAACCTGCTCCTTGGGTGATTTATTATCAACAAAACCCAAGAATAAACTTAAAGCTACagaggaatggcttcaaaacaacaatgtgaatgtacTGGAGTAGCCgtgtcagagtccagatctcaatccagtttaGATTTTGTCTCTGTAAATGAGAAAGGCTGTTCACTTCAGGTCAACATGCAACTAGACAGAGCCTGAGAAGTTTGGTTAAGAAGGATGGGGGAAAATGGCAGAACCAGATTtgtaaagctgatagagacctgagcacacagaaacacacaaaggTGCAACTAAATACTTGAAGGGGGTGAAAacatatgcaatcaattattttgtgttttatatttgtaattaattaggggtgtactcacactaggcacgTTTGTTCTGTACCGTGCACAAGCCCGATTGTCCTCCCTCCCTACTCCCctg is drawn from Polypterus senegalus isolate Bchr_013 chromosome 15, ASM1683550v1, whole genome shotgun sequence and contains these coding sequences:
- the LOC120515597 gene encoding G-protein coupled receptor 20-like; protein product: MESFLKTNSVLTNVSSGSLSNISSHLHKEPYLHKLAHLDEDLYNEFYTLWIALLIINASMFVVGILLNSLALYVFCFRTKPKTTSVIYTINLAVTDLLVGFSLPTRVIMYYSGGECLTCSFVHIFSYFVNMYCSILFLTCICVDRYLAIVQVEASRKWRNPNYAKGICIFIWLFAIVVTYSILTTAIKYASCCLSKLFALTVFEFFLPLIIIVVFTVRIMCALASPNLMQQSRERRKRAVQLLITVLVIFMICFTPFHVRQVLVYAYPNLPHHISLIVYHITVTLSSLNSCLDPIVYCFITNNFQSTMRNIFRKPDPERTSGDILSMQKSSKGSATMTVVSNTPSLLLANTEI